A segment of the Paracoccus stylophorae genome:
AATGAGTTCTCCCAATCCGCGTTGTGCAAGAACGGACGCGACCGATTTTTCAATGGTACGTTCAGCGTTCCTTGCAGGCATGATGACGGAGACTGTTTGGGGGGAAGTCATCATTCAGGTATCCACACTTGTCCTAAGCAGAACTTTTTCTCTTCTGATTTTAATTAATAAAGTTATAAAATTCTGCTATTATTGCAAGATAATCTGTATTTTTTTATTAATTAGGGAGAATCGATCTTCTGTTAATTATGACCTGCGGAAGGGGCAAGGCAGGAGTCGGATCACATCTTCATGATTGCAGCGAAGAGAGCGAAAAATGCATGAAGGCCGCCTCTACACTTTCCCGATTTTCTCGCAATAGTCGCTGAACAGCTTCTCGATGTTTCCGGCATCGCGCGCGATGCCGCGTTCAGCCAGGAATCGGCGAAAGTCTGTGGCGATCTTGCCGTTATCGACATTACATCCTGCGGCTCGTTTCAGCTCGACCCATCTCGGACTGTAGGTGATGCCGCCGGTCTCGGGGAAAACCGCCGCGACGGTTTCGGCTGTCCCGTTCCGGCGTGCCCTGCGGCCAATCTTGGAGCCGGACAGCTCTCGCTTGGCAGCGTGGGGATCGGTCTTCTTCTCCCAGGCGATGGTGACGCTCACGACACTGCGACCGACCTTGTTCGGAGTGGCGGTCAGGGTCAGGCGGGACAGCTGGTTGATCTCCAACAGGGCCGGCGTAAGTACGTCTTTTTTCAGATCGGCAAAACGCTTCACCTTGCCCTCGGCTATACCGAACACCGCCCGCAGCTCTGGTATCGTGAAGGTTTTCGCGCTGATCCTATCGAGGTTCACCAGACTGGCGATGTGCTGGAACAGAAGAACAGAGTATTTGCTGCCGAGATGGAACACGGTCTGCCGGTCGAGGATGGCCCAATGGTTCGATTCCTCGGCCATGCGGCGAAAGGATCGCCCGAAGGCCCAGCTGACCAGAATGTCGCCCGTCAACTCGTGGCGATAGTCGATCACCGCCTCGTCCAGCAAGCCGCCGATGGTAACACGCATCTTTTCAGGATCGTCGTGGGTCAGCACCGCGCCGCGCAGTTCCTCGAACAGCGGGGTCAGGCTGGCGCGGTCATGGTTCTTCATGCCCTCGATCTTTCGAATGTCGGAAAGGCGGATTTGGTGCAGCGTGTCTTCGGCCATGCGCCCGCCCGCCGTACCAATCATCAGATGCATCAGCTTCAACGCCTGAAGGCTTGGCGCATTGCGCATGTAGATGCCCCGCGCCAGCTCGGCCGGTAGCACTGTCTTGGTCTGGTCCGCGGCGCGATCCGCTGCCACCTGCAATGTCTTCCCCATGGGTGGAAATTAATAGCGGGATTTTTCCACCTGTCAATCCGCGACTTCCGCCCCATTTCCCACCTTTGCGGCCCCATTTCCCACCTTTGCGGCCCCATTTCCCACCTTTAAACAAGCAACACATTGTTTAGTAAAGATTATTTGTCATATGAACTTATAGAACTATAGAACAAGAAGGGCTGCGCCCATCTTTGTTCGTAAAAAATCGGGTCGGAACTTAGCTTGTGAGACCGAGGAACAGGGCCAGAGAACGGTTCATGCTGACCATGGCGGCATCCCGCCAAAGTGCCGAAAATCTGTCGAAGCACGGCATCGACTTCGATCAGGCGCAGGCTCTCTGGGATGACCCGTGGGCGCTTGGAGCGCCCGCCAGGACCAAGGACAAGCCGCGCTTCCTGTCATCGAGAAGACTAAGGGAAAGCACTGGGCGGCGATCTGGACGCCGCG
Coding sequences within it:
- a CDS encoding replication initiation protein, with the translated sequence MAADRAADQTKTVLPAELARGIYMRNAPSLQALKLMHLMIGTAGGRMAEDTLHQIRLSDIRKIEGMKNHDRASLTPLFEELRGAVLTHDDPEKMRVTIGGLLDEAVIDYRHELTGDILVSWAFGRSFRRMAEESNHWAILDRQTVFHLGSKYSVLLFQHIASLVNLDRISAKTFTIPELRAVFGIAEGKVKRFADLKKDVLTPALLEINQLSRLTLTATPNKVGRSVVSVTIAWEKKTDPHAAKRELSGSKIGRRARRNGTAETVAAVFPETGGITYSPRWVELKRAAGCNVDNGKIATDFRRFLAERGIARDAGNIEKLFSDYCEKIGKV